In Leishmania donovani BPK282A1 complete genome, chromosome 35, the following are encoded in one genomic region:
- a CDS encoding kinetoplastid membrane protein-11: MATTYEEFSAKLDRLDEEFNRKMQEQNAKFFADKPDESTLSPEMKEHYEKFERMIKEHTEKFNKKMHEHSEHFKQKFAELLEQQKAAQNMCK; this comes from the coding sequence ATGGCCACCACGTACGAGGAGTTTTCGGCGAAGCTGGACCGCCTGGATGAGGAGTTCAACAGGAAGATGCAGGAGCAGAACGCCAAGTTCTTTGCGGACAAGCCGGATGAGTCGACGCTGTCGCCCGAGATGAAGGAGCACTACGAGAAGTTCGAGCGCATGATCAAGGAACACACAGAGAAGTTCAACAAGAAGATGCACGAGCACTCGGAGCACTTCAAGCAGAAGTTCGccgagctgctcgagcagcagaaggCTGCGCAGAACATGTGCAAGTAG
- a CDS encoding kinetoplastid membrane protein-11, producing the protein MATTYEEFSAKLDRLDEEFNRKMQEQNAKFFADKPDESTLSPEMKEHYEKFERMIKEHTEKFNKKMHEHSEHFKQKFAELLEQQKAAQYPSK; encoded by the coding sequence ATGGCCACCACGTACGAGGAGTTTTCGGCGAAGCTGGACCGCCTGGATGAGGAGTTCAACAGGAAGATGCAGGAGCAGAACGCCAAGTTCTTTGCGGACAAGCCGGATGAGTCGACGCTGTCGCCCGAGATGAAGGAGCACTACGAGAAGTTCGAGCGCATGATCAAGGAACACACAGAGAAGTTCAACAAGAAGATGCACGAGCACTCGGAGCACTTCAAGCAGAAGTTCGccgagctgctcgagcagcagaaggCTGCGCAGTACCCGTCCAAGTAA